ACGCCGGGGCGCGACCAGCCGGGCCTCCCCGCCTTCTACTACGAGGTCGTCGACCCGTTCGTCGCGCTCGCGATGGCGGCACAGGCGACGACGCGCCTGCGGCTCGGCACGAGCATCTGCCTCGTCGTGCAGCGCGACCCGATCCAGCTCGCCAAGCAGGTCGCGAGCCTCGACGCGCTCTCGGGGGGCCGGTTCGAGTTCGGTGTCGGCGGCGGCTGGAACGCGCTCGAGATCGGCCACCACGGCGTCGGCTTCGGCGACCGGCTCGCCGTCATGCGGGAGCGCATCGAGGCGATGAAGCGACTGTGGACGGACGACGTCGCCGAGTACCACGGGAAGTACGTCGACTTCTCGCCGAGCTACGCGTGGCCGAAGCCGGCGCAGAAGCCCTTCCCGCGGATCCACGTCGCCGCGAACGCGCCGAAGGGGCTCGCGCGCGTCGTGCGCGACGGCGACGGCTGGTTCCCGATGATCGGAGCGGGCGGCCCCGACGCGAGCGTCTTCGACCACCTGCCCGAGCTGCGCCGCCGCGTCGCCGAGAGCGGGCGCGACCCCGAGCGGTTCGAGGTGAGCCTCTACTACTGCCCGAAGGACGAGGCGCTGCTCGCGCGCTGCAGGGAGCACGGCCTCGCGCGCGCGATCTTCGTGGTCGACGCGGCCGACGAGCCGACGACGCTCGCGGCCCTCGACGAGATCCAGGCGCTCGTCGAGCGCGTCGAACGCTAGGCGAGGTCGAGGTGGCCGACGTGAAGCTGACCTACATCCCCGGAAGCCGTTCGCTGCGCGTGCGCTGGCTGCTCGAGGAGCTCGGCGTGCCCTACCAGCTCGAGCGCGTGACGTTCGCGCGCGGGCACCTCAAGACGCCGGAATACCTCGCCAAGAACCCGCTCGGCCTGGTGCCGACGCTCGAGGACGGCGACAGCGTGCTCTTCGAGAGCGGCGCCATCTTCGAGCACGTGCTCGAGAAGCACGACCCGGAAGGGCGGCTCCTCCCGCGCGCGAACCCCGCGCGCGCGAACGTGCGCTCGTGGATGCACTGGGCCGAGGGGTCGGCCTCGCCGCCGCTCGGCATCTACCTGCGCCACGCCGTCATGCTGCCCGAGGAGCGGCGCATCGGGGCCGCCGCCGACGAGGCGAAGAAGCGGCTCGTGCAGGTCTTCGAGGCCGTCGCGCGCCAGCTCGAGCGGCAGGACTTCCTCGCGGCGCGCGACTTCACGGCGGCCGACGTCATGCTCGGGCTGACGCTCCTGCTCTGCAAGCAGGTCGCGCTGCTCGGGCCCGAGTTCCCGAGCCTGCTCGCCTACTACGAGCGGCTCGCCGGCCGCGAGGCGTTCACGCGCGCGAACGCCGACTGAGCGGCCCGCGCCGCGCGCGCCCCGGAGCCCCGCGCGCTCACGCCCTGCGCGGTCGGCGCGCGCCTCCGCGGTCGTCGAGCGCGTCGACGCGGTCGTCGCGGCCGGCGACGAGCAGCGAGTCCGAGGGCTTGAGGACCGCGCCCGGGTCGGGCGGGAGCGCGAGCGCGCCGGTGAGCTGGTCGCGCACGCCGACGACCTGCACGTGCAGCCGACCGCGCGGTTCGAGGTCGCGCAGCGAGCGCCCGACCCAGGACTCGGGCACCGCGATCTCCTGCATCGAGAAGCCGTCGCCGATCGGCGTGTAGTCGAGCGCGGCGCGCGAGACGAGGCGGTGTGCGAGGCGCAGGCCCGCGTCGCGCTCCGGGAACACCGCTTCGGTGACGTCGAGACGGTCGAGCGCGCGCGCGGCGTCGAGCGAGCGCGCCTTCGCGTACACCTCGCGGATGCCGAGGTCGCGCAGCGCCATCATCGCGAGGACGGTGGTCGAGAGGTCGGCGCCGGTCGCGATGACGGCGGCGTCGACGGCGCGTGCGCCCGCGCGCTCGAGCAGCGACGGGTCGGTCGCGTCGCCGACCACGGCGCGCGTCACCCACTCGACGTGCCGGTCGACGAGCGCGCCGTCGCGCTCGATCGCGATGATCTCGTGTCCCATCTCGCGCATCGTGCGCGCGAACCAGAAGCCGAAGGTCCCGAGGCCGATCACCAGGACTCGCATCTCGTCGTCGCCTCCGCCTGTGTCCGCGTCAACCGACGAGGACGTCTTCGTGGGCGTACCGGAACCGCACGCGCCGCCGCCGCTGCGCGGCCATCGCCGCGAGCGCGATCAGCGGCCCGATGCGCCCGAGCACCATCGCCGGCACGAGCACGAGCCGCCCGGCGACCGTGAGCTCGGGCGTCTG
This genomic interval from Myxococcota bacterium contains the following:
- a CDS encoding LLM class F420-dependent oxidoreductase gives rise to the protein MKYGISMFPTDYSIGPGRLAAALEERGFESFWVPEHSHFPVSPMTPGRDQPGLPAFYYEVVDPFVALAMAAQATTRLRLGTSICLVVQRDPIQLAKQVASLDALSGGRFEFGVGGGWNALEIGHHGVGFGDRLAVMRERIEAMKRLWTDDVAEYHGKYVDFSPSYAWPKPAQKPFPRIHVAANAPKGLARVVRDGDGWFPMIGAGGPDASVFDHLPELRRRVAESGRDPERFEVSLYYCPKDEALLARCREHGLARAIFVVDAADEPTTLAALDEIQALVERVER
- a CDS encoding glutathione S-transferase family protein, whose translation is MADVKLTYIPGSRSLRVRWLLEELGVPYQLERVTFARGHLKTPEYLAKNPLGLVPTLEDGDSVLFESGAIFEHVLEKHDPEGRLLPRANPARANVRSWMHWAEGSASPPLGIYLRHAVMLPEERRIGAAADEAKKRLVQVFEAVARQLERQDFLAARDFTAADVMLGLTLLLCKQVALLGPEFPSLLAYYERLAGREAFTRANAD
- a CDS encoding TrkA family potassium uptake protein; translated protein: MRVLVIGLGTFGFWFARTMREMGHEIIAIERDGALVDRHVEWVTRAVVGDATDPSLLERAGARAVDAAVIATGADLSTTVLAMMALRDLGIREVYAKARSLDAARALDRLDVTEAVFPERDAGLRLAHRLVSRAALDYTPIGDGFSMQEIAVPESWVGRSLRDLEPRGRLHVQVVGVRDQLTGALALPPDPGAVLKPSDSLLVAGRDDRVDALDDRGGARRPRRA